The following coding sequences lie in one Pogoniulus pusillus isolate bPogPus1 chromosome 29, bPogPus1.pri, whole genome shotgun sequence genomic window:
- the MATN4 gene encoding matrilin-4 yields the protein MMKLLPVVPALLLLLTTLEARPKPAALKCRTGPLDIVFVIDSSRSVRPFEFEIMRQFMMDIIGSLDVGPNATRVGVIQYSSQVQNIFSLKTFFTREDMEKAINGIIPLAQGTMTGLAIQYAMNVAFSTQEGARPLHKRIPRIAIVVTDGRPQDRVTEVATQARNAGIEIYAVGVQRADMNSLRAMASPPLEEHVFLVESFELIQQFAKQFQDKLCGLDMCMDQEHGCQHSCVSTPVSFYCECSPGYRLNADGKTCSPIDACADGRHGCQHICVSTRGSYSCHCHRGYYLNQDRRSCSMIDYCSFGNHSCQHECVSIPHGHYCRCRSGFTLQPDAKSCRATDLCNGVDHGCEFRCVSTEGSYRCMCPEGQQLQADGKACSKCGSGHVDLVLVIDGSKSVRPQNFELVKQFVNRIVDLLEVSPQGTRVGLVQYSSRVRTEFPLNKYHSADEIKKAVMEVEYMEKGTMTGLALKHMVEHSFSELEGARPLSHNIPRIGLVFTDGRSQDDISEWARRAKESGIVMFAVGVGKAVEEELRAIASEPVEQHFSYSADFTTMTHLVENFKLNICPEEGKGVTEIRSPCECEALVQFQTNTVAILQSLTEKIAQMTARLEDLEKQLALKK from the exons ATGATGAAACTCCTGCCTGTTGTTCCTGCCCTCCTGCTTCTCTTGACAACGTTGGAAGCCAGACCAAAACCTGCAG CCCTGAAGTGCAGGACGGGTCCCCTGGACATCGTGTTTGTGATCGACAGCTCCCGCAGCGTGCGCCCCTTTGAGTTCGAGATCATGCGGCAGTTCATGATGGACATCATCGGCAGCCTGGATGTGGGCCCCAATGCCACACGGGTTGGGGTGATCCAGTACTCCAGCCAGGTGCAGAACATCTTCTCCCTCAAGACCTTCTTCACACGGGAAGACATGGAGAAGGCCATCAACGGCATCATCCCGCTGGCCCAAGGCACCATGACAGGGCTGGCCATCCAGTACGCCATGAACGTGGCCTTCAGCACGCAGGAGGGGGCTCGCCCTCTGCACAAGAGGATCCCTCGTATCGCAATCGTTGTGACAGACGGACGGCCCCAGGACCGTGTCACTGAGGTGGCCACCCAGGCCCGGAATGCTGGCATTGAGATCTACGCCGTGGGCGTCCAGCGGGCAGACATGAACTCGCTGCGGGCCATGGCCTCGCCGCCGCTGGAGGAGCACGTCTTCCTGGTGGAGTCCTTCGAGCTCATCCAGCAGTTTGCTAAGCAGTTCCAGGACAAGCTCTGCG GACTGGATATGTGCATGGACCAGGAGCATGGttgccagcacagctgtgtcAGCACCCCTGTCTCCTTCTACTGTGAATGCAGCCCTGGCTACAGGCTCAACGCGGATGGAAAGACTTGTTCCC CCATCGATGCCTGTGCAGATGGGAGACATGGCTGTCAGCACATCTGTGTCAGCACCCGTGGTTCATACTCGTGCCACTGCCACAGGGGTTACTACCTAAACCAGGACAGGAGAAGCTGCTCTA TGATCGATTACTGCAGCTTCGGAaaccacagctgccagcacGAGTGTGTGAGCATCCCCCACGGGCACTACTGTCGCTGCCGCAGCGGCTTCACGCTGCAGCCTGACGCCAAGTCCTGCAGGG CCACTGACCTCTGCAATGGCGTGGATCACGGCTGCGAGTTCAGGTGTGTGAGCACGGAGGGCTCCTACCGCTGCATGTGCCCCGAGGGccaacagctccaggctgacGGCAAGGCCTGCAGCA aGTGCGGGTCTGGACATGTTGACCTGGTGTTGGTGATCGATGGCTCCAAGAGCGTCCGGCCCCAAAACTTTGAGCTGGTGAAGCAGTTTGTGAACCGCATtgtggacctgctggaggtGTCCCCCCAAGGCACACGGGTGGGGctggtgcagtactccagccgCGTCCGCACTGAGTTCCCCCTCAACAAGTACCACAGTGCGGATGAGATCAAGAAGGCAGTGATGGAGGTGGAGTACATGGAGAAAGGCACCATGACAGGCCTTGCCCTCAAGCACATGGTGgagcacagcttctctgagttGGAAGGTGCCAGACCTCTCTCCCACAACATTCCCAGAATTGGACTCGTCTTCACGGATGGGCGCTCCCAAGATGACATCTCCGAATGGGCCAGGAGAGCAAAGGAGTCAG GGATTGTTATGTTTGCTGTGGGTGTTGGCAAGGCTGTGGAAGAGGAGCTGCGAGCGATTGCCTCTGAACCAGTGGAGCAGCACTTCTCCTACTCAGCAGACTTCACCACCATGACCCACCTTGTGGAGAACTTCAAGTTGAACATCTGCCCAG AGGAAGGCAAAGGAGTGACGGAGATTCGCAGCCCATGCGAGTGTGAGGCACTGGTGCAGTTCCAGACAAACACTGTGGCcatcctgcagagcctcaccgaGAAAA TTGCTCAGATGACAGCCAGACTCGAGGACTTGGAGAAGCAGCTTGCCCTCAAGAAGTGA